One Pyrus communis chromosome 4, drPyrComm1.1, whole genome shotgun sequence genomic region harbors:
- the LOC137732801 gene encoding uncharacterized protein, translating into MTFYCNNDALMCKIFATMLQGEAQDWFHTLPPYSIRNFSELSLVFTEEYLSYRSVKKKFDHLLSMKKDPKKSLCAYVKRSRWKRRRSSDVMTPLQAKPSRRGSK; encoded by the coding sequence ATGACCTTTTACTGCAACAATGATGCTCTCATGTGCAAAATCTTTGCCACGATGCTCCAAGGCGAGGCGCAAGACTGGTTCCACACCCTGCCGCCATATTCAATCCGAAACTTTAGcgaactttccttggttttcactgAGGAATATTTGTCATACCGCTCAGTCAAGAAGAAGTTTGACCACCTCTTAAGCATGAAGAAGGACCCGAAGAAGTCACTATGCGCATACGTCAAGAGGTCTAGGTGGAAAAGGCGAAGATCGTCGGATGTAATGACACCATTGCAAGCTAAGCCTTCTAGAAGAGGCTCAAAGTAG